One genomic region from Conexibacter woesei DSM 14684 encodes:
- a CDS encoding mandelate racemase/muconate lactonizing enzyme family protein: MKITEVDAFYLAMPDIAATADGTQDTFLVRLRTDTGLEGWGESDASPLVSLACYCCPPSHANIVNLRSSLLGAPLDSVEDLRRVRGRALRGALDIQHVHHAFSAADIALWDLLGKRLDAPVWALLDGDGARAFPKRPYASVLFGDTPRETEARAAQQRAAGFDAAKFGWGPIGRDGRAADVALVAAARAGLSDDALLLVDAGWAWGEDAATAAQRAADFAEHGVGWLEEPLLPEAIEAYRELAARMPAVPIAAGESSGRFRDAQDFIANGGVDTIQIDAGRIGGITPAHAVRRLAERSATPYVNHTFKSHLSLAAALHVFAAAERCELLEYVVGGAPLAQELVRDPLERRADGTVVAPERPGLGVTVDVETVRRYLRPVRISVGGRELEVGDQQP; this comes from the coding sequence GTGAAGATCACCGAGGTCGACGCCTTCTACCTGGCGATGCCCGACATCGCGGCGACCGCCGACGGCACGCAGGACACGTTCCTCGTGCGGCTGCGCACCGACACCGGCCTGGAGGGGTGGGGCGAGTCCGACGCCTCGCCGCTCGTCTCGCTCGCCTGCTACTGCTGCCCGCCGTCGCACGCGAACATCGTCAACCTGCGCAGCTCGCTGCTCGGCGCGCCGCTCGACTCGGTCGAGGACCTCCGCCGCGTCCGCGGCCGCGCGCTGCGTGGCGCGCTCGACATCCAGCACGTCCACCACGCCTTCAGCGCCGCCGACATCGCGCTGTGGGACCTGCTCGGCAAGCGGCTCGACGCACCCGTCTGGGCGCTGCTCGACGGCGACGGCGCACGTGCGTTCCCGAAGCGCCCGTACGCATCGGTCCTGTTCGGCGACACGCCGCGGGAGACCGAGGCGCGCGCCGCGCAGCAGCGCGCCGCCGGCTTCGACGCGGCGAAGTTCGGCTGGGGGCCGATCGGCCGCGACGGCCGCGCCGCTGACGTCGCGCTCGTCGCCGCTGCCCGCGCCGGGCTGAGCGACGACGCGCTGCTGCTGGTCGACGCCGGCTGGGCGTGGGGCGAGGACGCCGCGACCGCCGCGCAGCGCGCGGCCGACTTCGCCGAGCACGGCGTCGGCTGGCTGGAGGAGCCGCTGCTGCCGGAGGCGATCGAGGCGTACCGCGAGCTGGCGGCGCGCATGCCGGCGGTCCCGATCGCGGCCGGCGAGAGCAGCGGCCGCTTCCGCGACGCGCAGGACTTCATCGCCAACGGCGGCGTCGACACGATCCAGATCGACGCCGGCCGGATCGGCGGCATCACGCCCGCGCACGCCGTCCGCCGGCTCGCCGAGCGGAGCGCGACGCCGTACGTCAACCACACCTTCAAGTCCCACCTCAGCCTCGCCGCGGCGCTGCACGTCTTCGCCGCGGCCGAGCGCTGCGAGCTGCTGGAGTACGTCGTCGGCGGCGCGCCGCTGGCGCAGGAGCTGGTGCGCGACCCGCTCGAGCGCCGCGCCGACGGCACGGTGGTCGCGCCCGAGCGGCCCGGCCTCGGCGTCACGGTCGACGTCGAGACCGTGCGGCGGTACCTGAGACCGGTCCGCATCAGCGTCGGCGGGCGCGAGCTGGAGGTCGGCGACCAGCAGCCGTGA
- a CDS encoding SDR family NAD(P)-dependent oxidoreductase, with the protein MSGTGELAGRVALVTGASRGIGRAIAERLAGAGARVASVATVASPELEHGASYVCDLGEPDQLDALLRAVPADLGDVDVLVNNAAVSIATPLLGFSMADYERVLAVNLRAPVALMTALVPAMAQRGWGRIVNVSSVHGEYGEPGSLAYDVAKAGLNQATRTLAVELARSGVLANALAPGFVDTAMGAVDGVHELETEPFRSIYVEHGKLPLGRAAQPAEVAVHAAWLASPANTYLTGQVITVDGGLTATF; encoded by the coding sequence ATGAGCGGCACGGGAGAGCTGGCCGGCCGCGTCGCGCTCGTGACCGGCGCCAGCCGCGGGATCGGCCGCGCGATCGCGGAGCGGCTGGCCGGCGCCGGCGCGCGCGTCGCGTCCGTCGCGACGGTCGCGTCGCCGGAGCTGGAGCACGGCGCCTCATACGTCTGCGACCTCGGCGAGCCCGACCAGCTCGACGCGTTGCTGCGCGCCGTCCCCGCCGACCTCGGCGACGTCGACGTGCTCGTCAACAACGCCGCCGTCTCGATCGCGACGCCGCTGCTCGGCTTCTCGATGGCCGACTACGAGCGCGTGCTCGCGGTCAACCTGCGCGCGCCCGTCGCGCTGATGACCGCGCTCGTGCCGGCGATGGCGCAGCGCGGCTGGGGGCGGATCGTCAACGTCAGCTCGGTCCACGGCGAGTACGGCGAGCCCGGCTCGCTCGCCTACGACGTCGCGAAGGCCGGCCTCAACCAGGCGACGCGCACGCTCGCGGTCGAGCTGGCGCGCAGCGGCGTGCTCGCGAACGCGCTCGCGCCCGGCTTCGTCGACACCGCGATGGGCGCGGTCGACGGCGTCCACGAGCTGGAGACCGAGCCGTTCCGTTCGATCTACGTCGAGCACGGCAAGCTGCCGCTCGGGCGGGCCGCGCAGCCGGCGGAGGTCGCCGTCCACGCGGCCTGGCTGGCGAGCCCGGCGAACACGTACCTGACGGGGCAGGTGATCACGGTCGACGGCGGCCTGACCGCGACGTTCTGA
- a CDS encoding IclR family transcriptional regulator, which produces MHSSTGGEKRQVDGSQARGAERTLEILKSLAAHPYGVSLDDLSRELGYPKSSVHRALAILERSGLAHHPQSGHYVLGSEFVRLAYEHQEARQEQVLVMPCLQELSETYGETTHYAELDGQEVVYQAKVTPRGQRVQMTSIIGGRNPAWSTALGKALLASRLPADDPLGFLERFVPADAQPVTPSTIVNPQQLIASLRETDERGYALDGEENELGVNCIAFPVFLASPSIASGAISIAAVLNRMTLDDLAASAEAMRAIIHRHLGRVTR; this is translated from the coding sequence ATGCACTCTTCCACCGGTGGTGAGAAACGTCAAGTCGACGGCAGTCAGGCGAGAGGCGCCGAGCGGACGCTCGAGATCCTCAAGTCGCTCGCCGCGCACCCCTACGGCGTGAGCCTCGACGACCTCTCGCGCGAGCTCGGCTACCCCAAGTCGAGCGTCCACCGCGCGCTCGCGATCCTCGAGCGCAGCGGGCTCGCCCACCACCCGCAGTCGGGCCACTACGTGCTCGGCTCGGAGTTCGTGCGGCTCGCCTACGAGCACCAGGAGGCGCGCCAGGAGCAGGTGCTCGTGATGCCGTGCCTGCAGGAGCTGTCCGAGACGTACGGCGAGACGACCCACTACGCCGAGCTCGACGGGCAGGAGGTCGTCTACCAGGCGAAGGTGACGCCGCGTGGCCAGCGCGTGCAGATGACGTCGATCATCGGCGGCCGCAACCCGGCGTGGAGCACCGCGCTCGGCAAGGCGCTGCTCGCCAGCCGGCTGCCGGCCGACGACCCGCTCGGGTTCCTCGAGCGGTTCGTCCCGGCCGACGCGCAGCCGGTGACGCCGTCGACGATCGTCAACCCACAGCAGCTGATCGCGTCGCTGCGCGAGACCGACGAGCGCGGCTACGCGCTCGACGGCGAGGAGAACGAGCTGGGCGTCAACTGCATCGCCTTCCCGGTCTTCCTCGCGTCGCCGTCGATCGCCTCCGGCGCGATCAGCATCGCGGCGGTGCTCAACCGCATGACGCTCGACGACCTCGCCGCCAGCGCCGAGGCGATGCGCGCGATCATCCACCGCCACCTCGGGCGCGTGACGCGATGA
- a CDS encoding ABC transporter substrate-binding protein, with the protein MLAALTASAVALTACGGGSSSADDKRSTGADFPTGKTIPSDPVELTMWWWGDQEAAGARRWLAETVQAYEAEHPNVTIKTVLQTTDSLVPAFNTAAAARRGPDIQFFWGGINSLEPAWRGYIRPISKYIPRDELAHYVNAEEDTFDGEVWTMPWYVQPSFPVLYRKDVLRSAGVEPPETFDELLAACDALVARGITPISGGLKDGFFAGWLYSMLGNQNVSAGDVLAAVAGEQRFDDERQAAWWRALQALRDRRCFNDDINSLQLYQGQQRWSDGKAAMTVTAGSDVRKFVESVGVDKVGLMPMPRWADGEYAGKLGSTSQTLGITSTTKYPQVAADFLRFMHTPDRMNSFFRTTGAIPADDRFDGAQIELPQLKQIFDYTKEFSPYLEDFIPTELDAKGMFSQVQLLMGGNADADEAAEAIEQLAQRLRTTRPDERENFAKWAASYR; encoded by the coding sequence GTGCTTGCGGCGCTCACGGCGTCCGCGGTCGCGTTGACGGCGTGCGGAGGCGGGTCGTCCTCTGCGGACGACAAGAGATCGACGGGCGCCGACTTCCCGACCGGCAAGACGATCCCGAGCGACCCCGTCGAGCTGACGATGTGGTGGTGGGGAGACCAGGAGGCGGCGGGCGCCAGAAGATGGCTCGCCGAGACCGTGCAGGCGTACGAGGCCGAGCACCCCAACGTCACGATCAAGACGGTCCTGCAGACGACCGACAGCCTCGTGCCGGCGTTCAACACCGCCGCGGCCGCGAGAAGAGGTCCGGACATCCAGTTCTTCTGGGGCGGGATCAACTCGCTGGAGCCGGCCTGGCGCGGCTACATCCGGCCGATCTCGAAGTACATCCCGAGAGACGAGCTGGCGCACTACGTCAACGCCGAGGAGGACACGTTCGACGGCGAGGTCTGGACGATGCCGTGGTACGTCCAGCCGTCGTTCCCCGTGCTCTATCGCAAGGACGTGCTGAGAAGCGCCGGCGTCGAACCGCCCGAGACGTTCGACGAGCTGCTGGCCGCGTGCGACGCGCTCGTCGCGAGAGGGATCACGCCGATCAGCGGCGGCCTCAAGGACGGCTTCTTCGCCGGCTGGCTGTACTCGATGCTCGGCAACCAGAACGTCTCCGCCGGCGACGTGCTCGCGGCGGTCGCCGGCGAGCAGAGATTCGACGACGAGCGGCAGGCGGCGTGGTGGAGAGCGCTCCAGGCGCTGCGCGACAGAAGATGCTTCAACGACGACATCAACTCGCTGCAGCTCTACCAGGGCCAGCAGAGATGGAGCGACGGCAAGGCCGCGATGACGGTCACCGCCGGCTCCGACGTGCGCAAGTTCGTCGAGTCGGTCGGCGTCGACAAGGTCGGCCTGATGCCAATGCCGAGATGGGCCGACGGCGAGTACGCCGGCAAGCTCGGATCGACCTCGCAGACGCTCGGCATCACCTCGACGACGAAGTACCCGCAGGTGGCGGCCGACTTCCTCAGATTCATGCACACGCCCGACCGGATGAACTCGTTCTTCAGAACGACCGGCGCGATCCCGGCCGACGACCGCTTCGACGGCGCGCAGATCGAGCTGCCCCAGCTGAAGCAGATCTTCGACTACACGAAGGAGTTCTCGCCCTACCTCGAGGACTTCATCCCGACCGAGCTGGACGCGAAGGGCATGTTCTCGCAGGTGCAGCTGCTGATGGGCGGCAACGCCGACGCCGACGAGGCCGCGGAGGCGATCGAGCAGCTCGCGCAGCGGCTGCGGACGACGCGACCGGATGAGAGAGAGAACTTCGCGAAGTGGGCCGCGTCGTACAGATGA
- a CDS encoding carbohydrate ABC transporter permease translates to MSARIRRTWEPLAWIAPALAVVLCIFVYGLVSLVDMATHLQGRFVGIDNLELTFEDPAFRTALGHNVRLLLAVPILIVLSSLIAILLFEAVRGWRWHRAVVFLPYVLPIPVIGVVFGLLLTLDGPINTALRSVGLGGLAHDWLGQPSWSLWTLTAVIVWKELGFGVILLLARLMSLSSETFEAARLDGARFWRLHTRITLPQLGSVIAFYAVTEAITMVSWVFNYVYVISNGTGGPGDATQVAELYIYQTAFQFNARELAAAAALLLFAATFVLILIFFRIQHRRKGDAHA, encoded by the coding sequence ATGAGCGCGCGCATCCGCCGCACGTGGGAGCCGCTGGCGTGGATCGCGCCGGCGCTCGCCGTCGTGCTCTGCATCTTCGTCTACGGGCTCGTCTCGCTCGTCGACATGGCGACGCACCTGCAGGGCAGATTCGTCGGGATCGACAACCTCGAGCTGACGTTCGAGGACCCGGCCTTCCGCACGGCCCTCGGCCACAACGTGCGGCTGCTGCTCGCGGTCCCGATCCTGATCGTGCTGTCGTCGCTGATCGCGATCCTGCTGTTCGAGGCGGTGCGCGGCTGGCGCTGGCACCGCGCCGTCGTCTTCCTCCCGTACGTGCTGCCGATCCCCGTGATCGGCGTCGTCTTCGGGCTGCTGCTGACGCTCGACGGGCCGATCAACACCGCGCTGCGGTCGGTCGGCCTCGGCGGACTCGCGCACGACTGGCTCGGGCAGCCGAGCTGGTCGCTGTGGACGCTGACCGCCGTGATCGTCTGGAAGGAGCTGGGCTTCGGCGTCATCCTGCTGCTCGCGCGGCTGATGTCGCTCTCCAGCGAGACGTTCGAGGCGGCGCGGCTCGACGGCGCGCGCTTCTGGAGACTGCACACGCGCATCACCCTGCCGCAGCTCGGGAGCGTGATCGCCTTCTACGCGGTGACGGAGGCGATCACGATGGTCTCGTGGGTCTTCAACTACGTCTACGTGATCTCCAACGGCACCGGCGGTCCGGGCGACGCGACCCAGGTCGCCGAGCTGTACATCTACCAGACCGCATTCCAGTTCAACGCGCGTGAGCTGGCGGCCGCCGCCGCGCTGCTGCTGTTCGCCGCGACGTTCGTGCTGATCCTGATCTTCTTCCGCATCCAGCACCGGCGGAAGGGCGACGCCCATGCCTAG
- a CDS encoding carbohydrate ABC transporter permease produces MPRLLRAAPRHIVLWVVSLSALLPFYVMVTAAFKTQKDFRQHPFSLPTSPTLDAFDAALSDDFVRWVLNSLILTVGSVTVTLALAAFAAWGFAQWQFKGRDTLLAALVSLMVVPPVVLVIPLFKAGSDLGLIGTYQLAIAIYVGFMLPFSIYMLTNYFRTIPKALIEAAVMDGASSFGVFRTVVLPLAAAPLITLGVVNVLWVWNELLIALVFLNDDDHRTLMVGITGFQSRNSLDVPTIMAGLTLASLPIVTLYVFGQRFFVRGLVAGAIKGE; encoded by the coding sequence ATGCCTAGGCTGCTGCGTGCCGCGCCGCGCCACATCGTCCTGTGGGTCGTCTCGCTGTCGGCCCTGCTGCCGTTCTACGTGATGGTGACGGCCGCGTTCAAGACGCAGAAGGACTTCCGTCAGCACCCGTTCTCGCTGCCGACCTCGCCGACGCTCGACGCGTTCGACGCGGCGCTCTCCGACGATTTCGTCAGATGGGTGCTGAACTCGCTCATCCTCACCGTCGGAAGCGTCACCGTGACGCTCGCGCTCGCCGCGTTCGCGGCATGGGGCTTCGCGCAGTGGCAGTTCAAGGGCCGAGACACATTGCTGGCGGCGCTCGTCTCGCTGATGGTCGTACCGCCGGTCGTGCTCGTGATCCCGCTCTTCAAGGCGGGCAGCGACCTCGGCCTGATCGGCACCTACCAGCTCGCGATCGCGATCTACGTCGGCTTCATGCTGCCGTTCTCGATCTACATGCTGACGAATTACTTCCGCACGATCCCGAAGGCGCTGATCGAGGCGGCGGTGATGGACGGCGCCAGCTCGTTCGGGGTCTTCCGCACGGTCGTGCTGCCGCTCGCGGCGGCGCCGCTGATCACGCTCGGCGTCGTCAACGTGCTGTGGGTCTGGAACGAGCTGCTGATCGCGCTCGTCTTCCTCAACGACGACGACCACCGCACGCTGATGGTCGGCATCACCGGCTTCCAGAGCCGCAACAGCCTTGACGTGCCGACGATCATGGCCGGCCTCACGCTCGCATCGCTGCCGATCGTGACGCTGTACGTCTTCGGGCAGCGCTTCTTCGTCCGCGGCCTCGTCGCG